The proteins below are encoded in one region of Aeromonas jandaei:
- the rpoS gene encoding RNA polymerase sigma factor RpoS → MSQEQLVMQDAELEFDADPESHEEVEELEEVAAEAEETISDELLAPELNKVMDATQLYLGEIGFSPLLTAEEEVYYARRALRGDKAARKRMIESNLRLVVKIARRYNNRGLVLLDLIEEGNLGLIRAVEKFDPERGFRFSTYATWWIRQTIERAIMNQTRTIRLPIHVVKELNVYLRTARELSHRLDHEPTAEDIAQALDCSVDNVNRMLKLNEKITSVDTPIGGDRDKALLDVLSDERGMGPELESQEDDMRSSIVHWLEELNPKQREVLARRFGLLGYEPATLEDVGAEIGLTRERVRQIQVEGLRRLREILLSQGLSIEALFRTN, encoded by the coding sequence ATGAGCCAAGAACAACTGGTAATGCAGGATGCAGAGTTAGAGTTTGACGCTGACCCCGAGTCTCACGAAGAGGTAGAAGAGCTGGAGGAGGTGGCCGCCGAGGCGGAAGAGACCATCTCCGATGAATTGCTGGCACCGGAACTGAACAAGGTGATGGATGCCACCCAGCTCTATCTGGGGGAGATTGGCTTCTCCCCCCTCCTCACTGCCGAAGAAGAAGTCTATTACGCCCGTCGTGCCTTGCGGGGTGACAAAGCAGCCCGCAAGCGCATGATCGAGTCCAACCTGCGACTGGTGGTCAAAATCGCCCGTCGTTACAACAACCGCGGCCTGGTGCTGCTGGATCTCATCGAAGAGGGTAACCTCGGTCTTATCCGCGCGGTCGAGAAGTTCGACCCCGAGCGCGGCTTCCGTTTCTCCACCTATGCCACCTGGTGGATCCGCCAGACCATCGAGCGGGCCATCATGAACCAGACCCGCACCATCCGGCTGCCCATTCATGTGGTCAAGGAGTTAAACGTTTACCTGCGCACCGCGCGTGAACTCTCTCACCGTCTCGATCACGAGCCGACCGCCGAGGATATCGCCCAGGCACTCGATTGCTCGGTGGACAATGTGAACCGCATGCTCAAGCTCAACGAGAAGATCACCTCGGTGGATACCCCCATCGGTGGCGATCGCGACAAGGCGCTGCTGGATGTGCTCTCCGACGAGCGCGGCATGGGGCCGGAGCTGGAGTCACAGGAAGATGATATGCGCAGCAGCATTGTGCACTGGCTGGAGGAGCTCAATCCCAAACAGCGGGAAGTGCTGGCTCGTCGTTTCGGTTTGCTGGGTTACGAGCCCGCCACCCTTGAGGATGTGGGGGCCGAGATTGGCCTGACCCGCGAGCGGGTGCGCCAGATCCAGGTCGAGGGGCTGCGCCGTCTGCGGGAGATCCTGCTGAGCCAGGGGCTCTCCATCGAGGCCCTCTTCCGCACCAATTAA
- a CDS encoding alkene reductase: MNTLFQPYRLNETLTLANRFMMAPLTRCMAGPGLVPTEQMAAYYARRADIGLIVSEAVIIRPDAQGYPNTPGLFTQAQIDGWKRVTSAVHAKGGKIFAQLWHVGRLSHPFFHQAEVLAPSAVAHEGTVPRMRELTYQVPRALTEAEIAQLVQDYATAAANAIEAGFDGVEIHGANGYLIDQFLHHSTNLRTDNYGGCPENMSRFALEVVDAISARIGGDRVGIRLSPGAYVHLAGSPEDRAVFDYLLGKLNDRPLAYIHLGIFDDNLTFDYLGGRASDYLRAHYKGNLVGVGNYDAERAAAAIEANRFDLVAIGRPLIANPDYLTKVKKGEALVPYADTMLAELV, from the coding sequence ATGAATACCCTGTTTCAGCCGTATCGCCTTAATGAGACTCTGACCCTGGCCAACCGCTTCATGATGGCCCCGCTCACCCGCTGCATGGCAGGCCCCGGTCTGGTGCCGACCGAGCAGATGGCTGCCTATTATGCTCGCCGTGCCGACATCGGCCTGATTGTCTCCGAAGCCGTCATCATCCGCCCCGATGCGCAGGGCTATCCCAATACCCCGGGCCTCTTCACCCAGGCTCAGATCGATGGCTGGAAGAGAGTGACCAGCGCCGTACACGCCAAGGGCGGCAAGATCTTCGCCCAGCTGTGGCACGTCGGCCGCCTCTCCCACCCCTTCTTCCATCAGGCGGAAGTGCTGGCGCCCTCTGCCGTGGCGCACGAGGGCACTGTGCCCCGCATGCGCGAGCTGACCTATCAGGTGCCACGTGCCCTGACCGAAGCCGAAATCGCCCAGCTGGTGCAGGATTACGCGACAGCCGCAGCCAACGCCATTGAGGCGGGCTTTGACGGGGTAGAGATCCACGGTGCCAACGGCTACCTGATCGACCAGTTCCTGCACCACTCCACCAACCTGCGCACCGACAACTACGGTGGCTGCCCGGAAAATATGAGCCGCTTCGCGCTGGAAGTGGTCGATGCCATCAGCGCCCGCATCGGCGGTGATCGGGTTGGTATTCGCCTCTCCCCGGGTGCCTATGTCCATCTGGCGGGCAGCCCGGAAGATCGCGCCGTGTTCGACTATCTGCTGGGCAAGCTCAACGATCGCCCGCTGGCCTATATCCACCTCGGCATCTTCGATGACAACCTCACCTTCGATTATCTGGGTGGCCGCGCCTCCGACTATCTGCGCGCCCACTACAAGGGCAATCTGGTCGGGGTGGGCAACTACGACGCCGAGCGCGCCGCAGCAGCCATCGAGGCCAACCGCTTCGATCTGGTGGCCATCGGCCGTCCGCTTATCGCCAACCCGGACTACCTCACCAAGGTGAAGAAGGGCGAAGCGCTGGTGCCCTACGCCGACACCATGCTGGCCGAGCTGGTCTAA